The genomic window AAGATTCTCTAGCCAAAGGAATTTATAaaagttcttcttttctttttggagcCTTAAAATGTTGGGATTGCGGATAAGGGCCACATTCCACGGTATCTCCAAAAATAGTGGCGCACAGCCAAAGAGATAAAAAGTCTTTATGGCTTGAGGCAAAACCAACTGGGCTGTGAGGTTTGGAATGGGATAGTCttgacagagtcagacacaactgaagcaacttagcagcagcagcagcagcagtcttcttaCAAGGTCAAGGGTGATGGGTGGGGAATATAGTTCTGGAGCTGTTGCCCAAGTGATTGAGTTATTGGTTCTAACTCCACAGATCCTGAGCCTCAGCAGTCACAGGCCCCGAGACTTTTCAAGGCATCTGATTTAATCCGCCTCCAGAGTGTACGTTGGCTGGTGGGTCCTCAGTGAAGACCACTGCCATATTGGCGACGGGACTTGCCTGACCATCACAACATCATGTCCACCGGTAGGACATCCCCAGAAAAGTGTGGCTTGTACATTGTGTTCAGCTGCCTCCGCGTGCCACAGCTGGTCTGCATCATCTCGGCTTTCTTCCTAGTGCTCGACATGGGGATTCGATGGGGGGACATAAGTAGCTGGATCATGTTCAGCTGGTGCTTCTGTATCATCGGTACGCTCATCATCGTCATACTGGAATTATATAGGTTCCCGACCGACTTTCCTTTCTGCTGGTACAACTTCTCCATCACCTATGCCTGCTATGCTGCCCTTATCTGCCTCTCAGCCTCCATCTTCTACCCCATCACCTACATCAAGTTCTTGCCTTATGATGCCACCCGAAACCGGGCCATTGCTGCCACTGTGTTCTCCTGCATCGCATGTGTGGTTTATGTCATGGAAGTGGCCTGCGTATGGGAATGCTACAAGCTCAAGGAGATCCCCTGCTTCGTGCACACCATGCCAGGCCTGCTGAAGGTGCTGGAGACCTTTGTGGCCTGTGTTATCTTTGCCTTCCTCAGCAACACCTCCCTGTACATAGACCAGCCAGCCCTGGAGTGGTGCGTGGCCGTGTATTCCATCTGCTTCATCCTGGCAGCTGTGGCCATGCTGATGGACCGGGAAGAATGGGAGAACAGGCTGCCCATCTCCTTCCCCGTGTTTCATCTGGGACTGAACTTGCTGTCTATCCTCCTCCACTTCACTGCTCTGGTCCTCTGGCTGCTCTACCAGTTTGATGAGAAGTATGGCGGGCAGCCCCAGCAGTCCA from Bos taurus isolate L1 Dominette 01449 registration number 42190680 breed Hereford chromosome 21, ARS-UCD2.0, whole genome shotgun sequence includes these protein-coding regions:
- the LOC101906218 gene encoding myeloid-associated differentiation marker, producing the protein MSTGRTSPEKCGLYIVFSCLRVPQLVCIISAFFLVLDMGIRWGDISSWIMFSWCFCIIGTLIIVILELYRFPTDFPFCWYNFSITYACYAALICLSASIFYPITYIKFLPYDATRNRAIAATVFSCIACVVYVMEVACVWECYKLKEIPCFVHTMPGLLKVLETFVACVIFAFLSNTSLYIDQPALEWCVAVYSICFILAAVAMLMDREEWENRLPISFPVFHLGLNLLSILLHFTALVLWLLYQFDEKYGGQPQQSSDVNCIDRTTHGMCAWEQRLAVAVLTAANLLTYMADLGYWAHQVSVGTGGQPTDS